The following is a genomic window from Pararhizobium capsulatum DSM 1112.
GACCGTGCGGGATGCCAGCGCCCAGTTCTTGAACCTACGGCCATGGCTTGCGCCGTCGAAAAGCAGGAGCCGCGTGGGTGGAAAGCCTACGCCGCAGCCCCAGGCGAGGGTAAGCCCGGCATGCGCCTTTTCGATGAAATCGTCGAGATAGGAATCCCAGCTGTGGTCGAAGTTGCTGAAGAAGAGCAGCCGGCTGCCATTGTTGAGAAATGCCCAATGGGCGAAATGCACGGTGCGCATGCTGCCGAGATAACCATCCCTCGCCTGGACCCGCAGAAGCAGGCCGAGACCGAGATGCCCAGCCCGCACGACCGCTGTGCGCAGAACTCCGGGTTTCAACAGAACGATGGAGCCCATGTGGTTCTGTGCCACCCAATCTTCACGGCGAATCATTTCCCGTAGGAGATGTTCTCTGGTCTGCGGCGCATCATGGGAAGAATCATGCATCTCGAGATAGCGCAGCCGCAGGATGATGAGCGGGACCGTGACGATGAGACTGAACAAGCCGAGGGCCACTGCCGGGGCGATGAGCCAGAATGCTTCTGAAAGACTGAGAGTTTCATGCGGGACGAGGGTGGCGATCAGATAGCTGCCGATCACCACGGTCGGCACGAGCAGCAGCGTCGCGGCGATCACATATGCAGCGACCACGAAGGCCTGCTGCCAGAGCAGGTTGAGGAAACTGAAGGTGGTCGGGATTCCCGTGCCGGGCAAGGGCTCGCGCTTGCGGTAGATTAAAAAGGCAACAAGCACGGCCGCGACGATGATGAAGGCGACATAGGCTGCTGTTGGCAACAAGAGAGCCAGGAGCAGACCGGGCAGCGAGAGAATGAAGATCAGGATTACGACGTAGAGCAGCAGGCGCAAGACGTCGAAGGCCTTTTCAGACGCCGAAATGCGCTGGATTGGTACCTGGGCGAGCCATGGGTGATCCGCAATGACCCGCTGCCTGAGTTTTTCATGCAGGGGGCGCGGCTCCAGTCCGCGATAGGGATCGGCATCGATCGTGTCCACGGCGTCGAGCTCTCGCCTGACCGTGAGAAACAGGGCATGTTCGCGAAGGATGCGGTCGCGGTTCATGCCCCGATTGCCGTGGTGAAAAACGCTCGGACTCTGGGTTCGCTTCTCGAAATAGGCGGCGATGGACGCAGCGCTTTCGGGTGCCGTGACCGCATCGTAGAGCTTGCCGTCGCCATCGAGCGGGCGTTTGCAGCAACGGACGATCTCGCGCAGGTCGTTGGAGAGCGCGGCTTCCATCTGCCCCCAGAAAACACCAACCGGCCCGTCGAAATTGGCCTCCAGTATGAACATGGGGTCATAGTCCCCGGCTGCAAAAACGCTCATGGAGAGGAAGTGAAGGGTCGGAACATTGACAATGATGCGCGCGAAGTTTTCCTGGCCGGGCGTGCTTTTATCCTCGCGGATGCGAATGTCGTTGATGAGGGAAGACAGGCGGCTGCAACTCTCGGGCTTGACCTCAAGAGGGACGCAAAGGGTCGTTTGCTTGGCACTCAACGGGTCGCTCCTTCATGGCGCAAACTAGGCTTGGGGCCGCGTCGGGGAAAATTACACAATCATCAGAATATGCTCACGCCCTCACTCTGCTGTGCTTCAACGGATAATTTGGTATATTTCAATTGGTTAAACGTCGGAAAAGCACCTGCTTCCGGTCGCCCGGCTTTGCAGAAGGCTCTGGTCGGATAGGTGCCATGCGCGACACCCTCCAGCCAATATATTAGAGATCGCACATTACTCTTGTGGTTGCGTTTTTCCAGATATTAAGTGCCATGCCCCACAGTTTTCGCGGGCAATATGAAGCTTTTCCAGAGGGTAGACGCCGCGAGGCATCGAAATGGAAAAAATCCCATACAATTTTACTGGTATATCCGTATGATTGCGAATAATTTCTTAGTTCGTTGGATAATTTATTATCCGATTGATCGAATATATATTGGTTTAGTCTGTCTATTTCGATTTTATATGCGGTTATGGCGGGATGATCTGGGGAAATCTGTTGCCAGAATTTGTATCAAGATTTCTTGATGTACACATACTTTGTCTTTGCGAAAGAAGAGCATGTCAACGTTGCGAGGCTTCTCCGCGAGGGCTGCATGGTGTCACTGTTCGCGCGTGCAATTTTGAGCATGGTTGCGACGATTACTGCAGAGGATGTCTGTCCATCTTCCGCAAGCTTCTGATACGCGAATGCTCAGAATACGGGTCTGGTTACGCCCGAGTGTGCGCCCAGGTCGGGTATCTTGTTCATGAACATCTGGGGATTTAACAGGTTGCGGAAATAGCGCTAATTTTTCTACCGATCCTCGCTAGACGGTTCGAAGACGAGCGGGGATGAGGCTTTTTCAGCGGCCTTTTCGGCCATTTTGTCGTCATCCGCCGTGTCTCGGCGGATTGCGGGCGCGATTATGCCGTCGTCAGCAGCTTTGGCAGCCTCACCAGATTATAAGCCGTCGCTGTCAGGGTGAACATCCAACCGACGCGATCCTTTCCGCGATGGCGGGTCTTGCGCATTCCGCCGCTGGTCTTGGCCCAGCCGAATACCTCTTCGATGCGTTTTCGGATGCGCTGACTGACAGCGTAGCCGGGGTGATGGGTGGTACGACCATCGATGGCTGAGCGTCGGTTCGCCGTGTTCTGAGCAACGTGTGGCGTCACCTTGATATCCCGCAAGGCGGCAACGAAGTCTGCCGTATCGTAGGCTTTGTCTGCAGCCAATGTGATGCGATGACGACCATCCATGCGGCCCACCATATCCAGTGCAGCCTCGCGCTCTGCGGTTCCTGTCGCATGGGTCAGCGTGGCGTCGACAACCAGCCCGTTGCGGTTTTCCAGGGTGACGTGGCCCATGTGGCAAAGCTTGGCCGCCTGCCCACGGGCCTTCTTGTAAAGCCTGGCATCCGGGTCGGTGGTCGACGCGTGAGTTGCGTTGCTGCGCTTCTCGCCGTGGAAATCCCGCTCAGGGTTGCGTGCCGTAGCCTTTGCGGGCTTGTTCGCGTCAGCGCCGGAGCCGTTGTTGTCATCACCGTCACCATCAGTCTCGTCCTTGGGCTTGAAGCTCTTCATGCTGGCCCAGGCTTCGATCAAGGTGCCGTCCACCGAGAAGTGCTCGTCTGACAAGAGAGCCTTAACTCGCGGCTGGCTCAGCAATGCGGCCAGGAACTTGGCGGCGATGTCGCCAGCCAGGAGTCGCTCACGGTTCTTGGTGAACACGGTGACGTCCCAGATCGGCGCGTCCATCGACAAGCCGACGAACCATCGGAACAACAGATTGTAGTCCATCTGCTCCATGAGCTGGCGCTCCGAGCGGATCGTGTAGAAAGCCTGCAACAACAGGGCGCGCAGAAGCTTCTCCGGCGGGATCGACGGGCGGCCGATCGCTGAATACATCGCCTCGAAATCAGGCGACAGAACTTCCAGTGCCTCGTCGACAATCGCGCGGATTGCCCGCAGCGGATGGCTTGTCGGAACGCGTGCTTCGCAGCTCACATAAGAAAACAGACCCGCCGTCTGGATATCACTGCCCCGCATGTCCTGCTCCTGCCGGCCAATCACTCGGGCATGGAATCACGCCAGTCCGCTCGCAGCAAGCGCCTTTTTCCGCATCCTGTTAAGCGGGACAAAAATCGTTCCGGGCGACCGTTTTGTGGAGGATCTTGGGGACGTTCCCCTGACGCGTCGAGGCGGTGACGGCCTTTGGCTGATGCCGCACGTCGTTGCGGTCTGCCGGGTATTGAACCCACGGAGACGCGACCGCCTTCCAGGCCTGCTTCGGGCCTGCAGTCGTGTTCAGGTTTCTGCTTCTTGCGGTTTTGTGTTCCGCGCTTGAACTGCCCTTGAAACCGGAAGCTGTCGTTTCCGGTTTCAAGAATATGGCAATCCTGCGTCAGACGCTCAATGAGCGCCGGGCTATCGCCGAACGCGCTGGCAATTTCAATCACCAGATCAGACCTGAGCGGGCAGTGCTGCCTGCTCGCCACCGCGGTGTAAGATGCTTACTTGCCGGGTTTCTTTTTCGGCGCAGGGAGGAGACCTTCCCGCTGCATCTGCTTGCGGGCATTCTTCCGCTGGCGACTAACCGCTTCAGCCTTCTCGCGTGCTCTTTTCACGGATGGCTTCTCGAAGGCTTCGCGCATGCGCATTTCGCGAAAAATTCCTTCGCGCTGAAGCTTCTTTTTCAGAACGCGAAGCGCTTGATCGACGTTATTGTCGCGAACCAATACCTGCATTTTTAGGCCCTTTGAACTCTGGCGAATATTGAGAGATCGCAAATTACAAATTTTCGCGCTTAATCCAAGTCACAACATGTGTCGGCAATGCATTTTTCTGGCCAAATTGCACACTTACCTGAAGTTTTTTCCCGGATCGGGGACCGGAGGCGTCAAATATTCGGGAAATTGGCGACGTGTCGAGGCTTGGGGCAGGGGCAACCAAGGGAAAATGGGGCGATTGACGCGCTTGTCCTGGTCTCAGGCCAGCAGTTTTTCGACGATCATGTCGGCAATCGGGATCGATGACGTTGCGGCAGGCGAGGGCGCGTTGCAGACATGGAGCATGCGGTCGGTTTCGGCAAAGAGAAAATCATGAACCAGCGTACCGTCGCGCTTGACGGCCTGCGCGCGGATGCCCGCCTCGCAGGCCCGGAAGTCATCCAGTTCCAGGCTCGGGCAATATTTCCGGCATTGCTGCAGATAGTTTTGTTTCGAGAGCGAGCTGCGCATCTCGGCAAGCGCCGACGATCGATTGGCCAGCACCGTTTTCCAGAAGCCGGGAAACAGCGCGTAGTCGAGAATGTCCGGGAGGTTTGTCGAAAGCCGCGGATAGCCTTCCCGCGCCATCCCGATGACGGCGTTCGGACCGACTGTGACGCTGCCGTCGATCATTCGCGTCAAGTGAATGCCGAGAAACGGGAGGTCCGGGTCGGGGACGGGATAGATGAGATGGCGCACGATACCGCTCTTCTCCGGCCGGAGCCTGTAGTATTCCCCCCGAAACGGGACGATGCGATGATCGATCTTCAGGCCTGCGAGCTTCGCCAGCCGGTCCGATTGCAGCCCTGCGCAGACGACAAGCTTCCTGACGGTCCAGTTTTTCCCGCTTGAGGAGATGGAGACGTCGGCGCCACTTTCGCGAATGGCGGTGATCCGTGTGGAGAGACGGATCTCGCCGCCGGCCTTGGTGATATCAGCGGCCATGGCCCGGCAGACGGCCTTGTAATCGACGATCCCCGTCGAGGGCACGAGCAATGCACCCAGTCCGCGAATATTCGGCTCCCGTTCGTGAAGAGCTGCCCCATCCAGTCGCTGCACAGGGATAGAATTGGCATGCGCACGCTCCTGGAGGGCTTCCATGCGCTGCAGTTCTACGGGATCGGTTGCCACCACAAGCTTTCCGCAGACATCGAGCGCGATGTCGTTGGCGGCGCAGAAATCCTTCATGACTTGAGCGCCCTTGCGGCAAAGCTCCGCCTTCAGGCTGCCGGGGGCGTAATAGATTCCGGCGTGCACCACGCCGCTGTTATGGCCGGTCTGGTGCGCAGCCAGCCTATCTTCCTTCTCAAGCAGGACAAGGCTGCATCCGGGCCGGGCTTCCAGAAGCCGCATGGCCGTTGCCAGCCCGACGATGCCACCGCCGACGATGCCGTAGTCATAGATCATGTCAGTTTTCTTGCCCGTGCAATCGGTTTCGGCTGCCATGACGCGCGCGCGGGATATCGCCGACGCGGTTGGGGCGCTGGATCGGCTGCTTGATCAGAACGACTGGTCCGGTTGCGCGCCGTCCGGCGCTCCGGCGTGCCGGCATCGAGAAGCCAGGCGCCGCTGCCGAGCAGAAACAGGAAGAGAACGTAGGTCGCGTTCCAGAAATGCACCGTCCAGCCGACAAGGAAAT
Proteins encoded in this region:
- the rpsU gene encoding 30S ribosomal protein S21; this translates as MQVLVRDNNVDQALRVLKKKLQREGIFREMRMREAFEKPSVKRAREKAEAVSRQRKNARKQMQREGLLPAPKKKPGK
- a CDS encoding IS5 family transposase — its product is MRGSDIQTAGLFSYVSCEARVPTSHPLRAIRAIVDEALEVLSPDFEAMYSAIGRPSIPPEKLLRALLLQAFYTIRSERQLMEQMDYNLLFRWFVGLSMDAPIWDVTVFTKNRERLLAGDIAAKFLAALLSQPRVKALLSDEHFSVDGTLIEAWASMKSFKPKDETDGDGDDNNGSGADANKPAKATARNPERDFHGEKRSNATHASTTDPDARLYKKARGQAAKLCHMGHVTLENRNGLVVDATLTHATGTAEREAALDMVGRMDGRHRITLAADKAYDTADFVAALRDIKVTPHVAQNTANRRSAIDGRTTHHPGYAVSQRIRKRIEEVFGWAKTSGGMRKTRHRGKDRVGWMFTLTATAYNLVRLPKLLTTA
- the lhgO gene encoding L-2-hydroxyglutarate oxidase, whose product is MIYDYGIVGGGIVGLATAMRLLEARPGCSLVLLEKEDRLAAHQTGHNSGVVHAGIYYAPGSLKAELCRKGAQVMKDFCAANDIALDVCGKLVVATDPVELQRMEALQERAHANSIPVQRLDGAALHEREPNIRGLGALLVPSTGIVDYKAVCRAMAADITKAGGEIRLSTRITAIRESGADVSISSSGKNWTVRKLVVCAGLQSDRLAKLAGLKIDHRIVPFRGEYYRLRPEKSGIVRHLIYPVPDPDLPFLGIHLTRMIDGSVTVGPNAVIGMAREGYPRLSTNLPDILDYALFPGFWKTVLANRSSALAEMRSSLSKQNYLQQCRKYCPSLELDDFRACEAGIRAQAVKRDGTLVHDFLFAETDRMLHVCNAPSPAATSSIPIADMIVEKLLA